GAGCGATCCGGTCGATCTCGCGATCGAGCCGCTCGGCAGCGTCGCGGTCAGCCTCTATTTGCCCGAGATCACGCCGGCGAGCACATGGCACGGCGAGGCCGTGCAGACCGCCTATATCGGGGCGGCCGGCGACGTTACCGGCGCCCCGGAGATCGCGGAGGCGACCACCGTCACCTCGCGCCTCTTCCTGTCCGAGATCCTGGTCGATGCCCGGCCGGGCGCGCGTGCGATCGTGACCTTCGGCGATTCGATCACCGACGGCACGAGCTCGACGCCCGACGCCAACCACCGCTGGCCGGACTTCCTGGCCGAGCGGCTGGTCGAGGCGGGCGCGAATGTGGCGGTCGTCAACCAGGGCATCTCCGGCGCGCGCGTGCTGCGGGACCGCATGGGCGTCAACGCGCTCGCCCGCTTCGACCGCGACGTGCTGAGCCATCCCCATGCCGACACGGTCATCCTGCTGATGGGCATCAACGACATCGGCTGGCCCGGCACGCTTCTGACGCCCAAGGGCGAGCCCGCCCCGTCGGCCGAGGACATCATTGGCGGCTACGAGCAGCTGATCGCGCGCGCCCACGGCAACGGCATGCGCATCATCGGCGCGACGCTGACGCCGTTCGAGAACACCTTCGAGGGCAATCCCCTGTTCGGCTACTACAACGAGGAGAAGGAGGCGAAGCGTCAGGCGGTCAATGCCTGGATTCGCGAGAGCGGCGCGTTCGACGGCGTGATCGACTTCGACGCCGCCGTGCGCGACCCCGCCAACCCCAAGCACATCCGGGCCGAGTTCGATTCCGGCGACCATCTCCACCCGCAGGATGCCGGCTACGAGGCGATGGCGGACGCGGTCGACCTCGAGCTGCTGGGCGTGAAGCCGTAGGCGGTCGGCCGCTCAGCCCATCGCCTGGTTGAGCAGGGCGAAGGTCCGGACCGTGCCGGCTTCCGGCTCCGGGCGGTCGCCGCGGCGCATGGTGACGACGGGCTCGACCGGCGCCAGCCCGCTTGCCTGGACGAGACCGGCAAGAGCGTCTTCGCCATCCATGAGGTCCATACGGACGAAGCGGCCGGCAAGCTGCTCCAGAAGGGCGGACGCCAAGGCTGCCGCCAGACTGTCGTCCGGCGCCACGACCGGGCCGACCACGTGGCCACGGCCGAAGGGGCGGCACAGGGCGAAGCCGGCCGGAGCCCCGTGCCGCCAGGCGATCCGCGCCTCCGTCTCCGCCGGCAGGCGCCGAAAGGCCCGGCCGCGATCCGCGCCATACGCCTCGCGATCGAGGGCCAGAATGGCCGGATCGTCGGGCGCGGCCGGCCGCAGCTCGACATCGTCGGCCCGCAGAGGCATGACCGGCTGCAAAAGGCCCTGGTGCTGACGCACGACGCGGCCGGTCTCGGCGAAGCCCTCGCTGGCATAGAGCGCCAAGCCAGCGGCCGTCGCGTTGAGCTCGAGCGCGCCCGCGCCGAACGCCGTGACCGCATGGCGCAGCAGGCGGCGGCCGAGCCCTCGCGAGCGCATGGCCCGGGATACGATGATCATGCCGACCGTGCCGACATCCGGACCGAAGCGCCACGCCATGGCCGAGCCGACCAGGCTGCCGTCGTCGCGCATCGCGACGACGCCGCTGCCGACATCCAGGGCGAAGCGCCAGTCCTCCACCCGATGCGGCCAGCCCGCTTCCTGCGACAAGGCGTGGACAGCCGCGAGATCGGCTCGATCCAGGGCACGAAGGGCGACGTCCGTCATGCGGCCAATCCCGCTTGCTGTGTTCGAACGGGCTTGTCATAGCATCGCGGCCCATCGGCGTCGTGTCGGTGAACGATGGAGACCGCCCGCATCATGAGCCGGATCGTCATCATAGGAGCTGGCATCGTCGGCCTGTCGGTCGCGCGCGCCGCTTTCCTGCGCGGGCACGAGGTCCACGTGCTCGAACAGGGTCCGGTGCCGAACCCGCGCTCGGCCTCGTTCGACCGGCACCGGATGATCCGGCCGCATTACGGCCGTGCGCTCGGCTATGCCCGCATGGTGACGCCGGCCTTCGCCGCCTGGGACCGTCTTTGGCAGGATCTCGGCGCGTGCCACTTCGAGGACACGGGCGGCCTCGCCATCGGCCTGCAACCCGGCGACTACGCGCGCCAGACCGTGGAGGCGTTCGAAGCGCTCGGCATCCCGCATGACGTCCTCGATGCCGCTGCGGTGCTGCGCCTGTGCCCCCATCTGCGACTGCCGGACGACGCCTGGGGCGTGCTCGCGCATCCGGCCGGCCCCCTGTTCGCCGATCGGATCGTGGCCGACCTGGCCGCCTGGCTCGAGGGGCAAGGAGCCGTCATCGAGCCGGAGACGCGGGTCGCGCGCATCGATGTCGTCCAGGGCTGGGCGGAACGGGCCGACGGCAGCCGCGTGTCCGGCGATGCGCTGGTGATCGCCGCCGGGGCCTGGCTGCCCGAGCTGATGCCGGAGACACACGGCGGCCGCCCCGTCCATCGCCAGGCGCTCTGCTATGTCGAGCCGCCGTCGCGCTTCGCGCAATCCTGGCGCGACGGGCCGGCGATCGTGGCGATCGGGGACGGCGGCGGCTACACGCTCCCGGACCGGCGGGGAGCGGGGCTCAAGTTCGGCTATGGCGGCCATCGCAGGCGCGGACGGCCGGGCGACGGCTTCGCCTTCGACTTCGAGGCGGAGAGCACCGCCATCCTGCGCCCCTTCGCGCCCTTCCTGCAGGACGCGGAAGCCTATCGGCCGGTCCGCATGGACGTGTGGTATTACGTGATCGACGAGACGCGCCGCTTCCGGATCGAAGCCGACCGGCGCGCGGTCGTCGTGACCAATTGCGACGGGCAGATGTTCAAGTTCGGCCCGCTGCTGGGCGAGCGCATCATGGCCATGATCGACGGCAAGGAGAGTTCGGCATCCCTCGCCCGCTGGGCGGCGGGCGAGGGGCCGGAGAAGGGCTGATCAGACCAGAAGCGCGTCGGACGCGGGCGTCGCGTCGTCATCCGTCGGCATCGTCAGCGCGTCGATGCCGTCGCCCGTGTCGGTCGCCGGCGCGTCGTCCGAGCCGGTCACGTCGATAGGATCGTCCTCGCCCGGGAGCGTCACCTCGGTCGCCTCCGTCGTGTTCGACAGGGCGTCCTTGCTCGTGATGCGCAGGGAATTCAGGCTGACCGGGTTGCGGCCGTCCTGCCATGCGTCCTCCATCTGCGACGGCGTCATGGGCTTCGTGCTGGAGCCCGAATCGACCCGTCCGGCATCGATGTCGGACTCGCTGTAGTCCCGGCCGGCCTTGAAGATCCAGTACTGGGACGAGTCCGGCTTGAAGTAGTTGTTGTTCACGCCGCGATAGCCGCCGCCATCGACATCGGTGACCAGGGTGTGACCCGTGCCGTAAAGGTAGGAGTTCTTGACCTCAACCGAGGAATCCGGATCGACCAGGATCGGAATGCCTTGCCAGCCCTTGCTGACGATGCTCACGTCGTCGAACACGTGGTCGGTGCCGCCCTGGGCCCAGACGAGAGGCAGATACGGCTTCGTCTTGCTGGCGGTGATCAGGTCGTCCTTGAAGGTCGAGTGATCGCCGGCTTCCGCGTGCAGGTAGATGACGTGGCCGGCGTCGCCTTTGTAGTGGTTGTCCTCGGACACGAACCGGGCGTCGCCCGCGCCGCGGGCATAGAGGGCGTGCAGGTTCTTGCCGGCGGGCGCCGTGATGACGTTGTCCTTGAGCGTCATCGTCTTGGCGTTCAGCGTGGCGACAATCCCGCCCAGGTCGTTGTCGTAGAGCGTGCTGCCGGCAATGCTGACGTCGCCGCCCGCGACCGCGACCCCCGATTCGCCGTTGCCGTGCGAGATGACGTTCTGGATCTTGTGATCGCCGCCGGTCAGGTGGCTGATGTTGATGCCGTGCTGCCCGTTGTCGTAGACGGCCGAGTTCTTGATCGTCGTGTCGTCCGCGCGTGAATCGAGGAAGACGCCCTCGCCGGTCTTCGCCGAGGTCAGCTTGGTGGTCGCCTGGCCGTTGTCGTAGGCGCGGATGCCGTCCAGGACGACGTTGTCCGAAGCCTTGATCCAGAAGCCGTGCAACGTGTTGGCCCGGCTCGAGACATCGTCGAACCGATTGTTGTCCGCGCTTTCATAGAGCGTGATGCCGTTGAAAAAGCGCTTGGTGACGATGTCCTCGAAGACGAGATGGTCCTTGTAGTCGAGGCGGATGCCCTCGTCGCGCACCTGGATGGCGATGTCGCGGCCCTGCGGATCGCTGGTCGCGTACATGGTCAGCTTGCCGTTGGTCCAGTTCCAGTCGCCGGACGAATCGACGTTCCAGCTGTTGGCCGACTCCGGATTGGCGGCTTCGCCGTTGATGTAGAGCTTGCCGGGATCGAGGTAGCCCTTCTTGGAGACGTCGGTCTGCCACTGGTTGGTGCCGATCTTGTACCAGTCGGCGTTTTTCAACTCCTGCGCGCCGTCGAAAACGGCCTTCTTGTCGCCTGAGCCGTAGGAACCGAACGTTATAGGATTATCGTCTGTGCCGGATGTCTTCGGCTTAAGCGTCTCTTTCCAGATCTGCCCTTTGGCGAACAGCACCTCGTCACCTGGTTTCAGGGACATGCTGTTAATCTTTGCAACGCTCTCAAACGGCTTCGATGTACTCAGACCGTTATTGCTGTCGCTTCCTATGTTTTTGTTAACATAGTACTTCGTCATATCTGACGTCCTTAAGACGCAAATCCAGCAATATTTACAATTTTCTTATGATGCGTGGAGATTTGCTAGGTTTGATTCACTACTGTCTTACGACCCTCCTCCAAGAGAGGAGTCGGTCGTAACGGCTTATCGCTCGTTTGGATAGAAAAAATTCACCTAGTGCGATTATACAGTTCGTTTATCGTTCGTTAACAATCGAATGTGGCAGGAATGCCGCAGGGGCGGCCTCACGCGTCGAAGCGCCTGTTGCGTTGCAGCAATGCCGGCGGGGCGGTTCCTATGGCCGACGGCGACGCCATGTTCTGGAGGTCACCGACGAAGGATCGTCCGAAGGGAGCCGCCATGGCCGCCATGACCGTCGCCGACCTGATCGCCCAGACGCTCGCCAATGCCGGGGTTAAGCGCATCTGGGGCGTGACCGGGGACAGCCTGAACGGGTTGAACGACAGCCTGCGGCGGTTGGAGTCGATCGCCTGGATGCACACCCGACATGAGGAGGTCGCCGCCTTCGCCGCAGGCGCCGAGGCGGCGGTATCAGGCGAGCTCGCCGTGTGCGCGGGCAGCTGCGGCCCGGGCAACCTCCATCTGATCAACGGCCTGTTCGACTGCCATCGCAGCCACGTGCCGGTGCTGGCGATCGCCGCGCAAATCCCGTCGTCGGAAATCGGTCTCGGCTACTTCCAGGAGACCCATCCGCAGGAGCTGTTCCGCGAGTGCAGCCACTATGTCGAGCTCGTCTCCACGCCACGGCAGATGCCGCATGTGCTGCAGACGGCGATGCGCACGGCCATCCTCAAGAAGGGGGTGGCGGTCGTCGTCCTGCCGGGCGACGTGGCCATGGCCGCGGTCGAGGGCGCCGACACCGCCTTTCCGCCGATCGCCCAGCCCGAGGTGACGCCGCACGACGCCGATCTCGATCGCTTGGCCGACCTGCTGAACGACGCCGGCCGCGTCACGCTCCTGTGCGGCAGCGGCTGCGCCGGCGCGCATGACGAAATCCTGGCTCTGGCGGAGACGCTAGGCGCTCCGGTCGTGCACGCCCTGCGTGGCAAGGAGCATGTCGAATGGAGCAATCCCTACGACGTCGGCATGACCGGGCTGATCGGCTTCAGCTCGGGCTATCACGCCATGCTCTCCTGCGACGCTCTCCTGATGCTGGGCACGGATTTCCCCTACCGGGATTTCTACCCGAAGGACGCGCGCATCGCCCAAGTCGACACGCGCCCGGAAGCGCTCGGCCGCCGCACCCGGCTCGACCTGGGCGTGATCGGCGGGGTCAAGGAGACGCTCAAGGCGCTTCGGCCGCGCCTGACCGCCAAGACGGGCCGAGGCTTCCTCGACGAAGCGACCCGCCACTACGCGAACGCGCGCAAGAGCCTGGACGATCTCGCCCAGCCGGCGCCGCGCGGCCGGCCGATCCACCCGCAATACCTGACGCGGCGGATCAGCGAGCTCGCCGCGGACGATGCCGTGTTCACCGCCGATGTCGGCACGCCGACGGTCTGGGCGGCCCGCTATCTCGCGATGAACGGCAAGCGCCGCCTGATCGGCTCCTTCAACCACGGCTCCATGGCCAACGCCCTGCCGCAGGCGATCGGCGCCCAGGCCGCCTGCCCCGACCGGCAGGTCGTGTCCCTATCGGGCGACGGCGGCTTTTCCATGCTGATGGGCGATTTCCTGTCGCTTAGCCAGTTGAAGCTGCCGGTCAAGGTCGTCGTGTACAACAACGGCTCGCTCGGCTTCGTCGCCATGGAGATGAAGGCGGCCGGCTTCCTCGACACCGGCACCGATCTCGAGAATCCCGATTTCGGCGCCATGGCCGAGGCGATGGGCATCAAGGGCATCCGGGTGACCGAATCGGCGGACGTCGATGCGGCTCTTCGAGACGCCTTCGCCCATGACGGCCCGGTCCTGCTCGACGTCGTCACCGCCAAGCAGGAACTGGCCATGCCGCCCCGGATCCAGCTGGCCCAGGCCAAGGGCTTCAGCCTCTACATGCTGCGGGCGATCATCAACGGTCGGGGCGACGAGGTGGTCGAGCTGGCGCAGACCAACCTCTTCCGCTGAATCGAAAAGGGCACCCGGAACCGGGTGCCCTTTTCGGACGCGACGCTACGAGTTCATGGTTTCCCAGAAATCGTTGTTGGTCTTGGCGTAGCGCATCTTGTCGAGCAGGAACTCCATGGCGTCGATCGTGCCCATCGAGGACAGGATGCGGCGCAGGACCCACATGCGTGACAGGGTCGAGCGATCGACCAGGAGCTCTTCCTTCCGGGTACCGGACTTGTTGATGTCCATCGCCGGGTAGGTCCGCTTGTCGGCGAGACGGCGGTCGAGGACGATCTCGGAATTGCCGGTGCCCTTGAACTCCTCGAAGATCACCTCGTCCATGCGCGAGCCGGTCTCGATCAGCGCGGTCGCGATGATGGTCAGCGAGCCGCCGTCCTCGATGTTGCGGGCCGCGCCGAAGAAGCGCTTCGGCCGCTGCAGGGCGTTGGCGTCGACACCGCCGGTCAGGACCTTGCCCGAACTGGGCACGACCGTGTTGTAGGCGCGCGCGAGCCGCGTGATCGAATCCAGCAGGATGATCACGTCCCGGCCGCTCTCGACCAGGCGCTTGGCCTTCTCGATCACCATCTCGGCGACCTGGACGTGCCGGGTCGCCGGCTCGTCGAAGGTCGAGGACACGACCTCGCCGCGCACCGTGCGCTGCATGTCGGTGACCTCTTCCGGGCGCTCGTCGATCAGGAGAACGATCAGGTAGCACTCCGGATGGTTCTCCATGATCGCATGCGCGATGCTCTGCATCAGCACGGTCTTGCCGACGCGCGGCGGCGCCACGATCAAAGCGCGCTGCCCTTTGCCGAGCGGCGCTGTGATGTCGATCACCCGCGTGCTGAAATCCTTGGCGAGCTTGTGCTCGAGCGTCAGCTTCCGCGTCGGGAAGTAGGGCGTCAGGTTCTCGAAGTGAACGCGGTGGCGCGCGTTCTCTTGGCTGCCGAAATTGATCGTGTTGACCTTGAGGAGCGCGAAGTAGCGCTCGCCCTCCTTCGGCGCGCGCACCTGACCGTCGACGACATCGCCCGTGCGCAGGCCGAAACGGCGGATTTGCGAGGGCGACACGTAGATGTCGTCAGGTCCGGCGACGTAGTTGACGTCCGGGCTGCGCAGGAAGCCGAAGCCGTCCTGGAGGATTTCGAGCACGCCGTCGCCGTGGATCGGCACATCGGCCTCGGCCAGGCGCTTGAGCGTGGCGAAGACGAGGTCCGGCTTGCGCATCGTGCTCGCGTTGTCGATGCCGAGCTCCTCGGCGTATTTCAACAACTCGGCGGCCGGCTTGCGCTTGAGCTCGGTCAGGTTCATGGCCGGAGCCGGCGGCTCCTCCACCCCCGGCGTTTCCGGCAGGCGAAGCGTCGCCTCCTCGGGCTCGGGCTGCTCGAGCAGGGGTGCGTCCACGGGCTCGGTCTGGACCTCCGGCTGAGCGGTGCGGTCCGTCTTCGGGCGCGAACGCCTTTTGCGGGGCTGGGTCGGCGTGGAAATGGCGGTTGGACTTCGCAAGACGCTGTGTTTGGCGGCGAGTTAGCCAAACCCCCTGGCTAAAGTCAAATGTAAAGCGGCAGACGCGGGTAGCTTGCGATGCCGCGGTGGATCGGACGTCTCAGAACGGCCGGAGAACGGCGAGAAAAACGATGCCGAGAAAGAGCACGGTCGGCACCTCGTTCACCGCGCGGTACCACCGGGCCGGTTTCGGACGTTCGTCGCGCCCGAATTTCTTGACGTGCGCGGCGAGAAGGCCGTGGACGCCGGAGAGGAGCACGACGAACACGAGCTTGAGATGCAGCCAGCCTCCCGGCATGCCGGCGAGGGCGATCATGCCGAGGCCGCCCAGCCAGGTGACGATCATGGCGGGCGTCGTGATGAAGCGCAAAAGCCGCCGCTCCATCACCTTGAAGAGCTCCGAGGCCTCGGTCCGCGGCTCGGTCTCCGTATGGTATACGAACAGCCGGGGCAGATACCACATCCCCGCCATCCACGCCGCGAAGCCGGCGATGTGCAAAGCCTTCAGCCAGAGATAGGGATCACTCAACGAAAGCCTGCTCCAGCTGACGGTGGATGCGCGTCAAGGGCGTCATGGTCCGCGTACGGCATCGATCAGCATCTGGACATGAGCGGGATCGGTCGGCGGCAACACGCCGTGACCGAGATTGACGATATGCGGCCGGCCGGACAACGCCTCGACGGTACGCTCGACCTCCGCTGCAAGCGCCGGGCCGCCCTGCAGGAGCAGGACCGGGTCGACATTGCCTTGCAAGCAGACCGTATCGGGAACGTGTGCGCGTATCCATCGGAGGGGCACGGCCGTGTCGAGCCCAAGGCCCGCACAACCGACATCCCGCACGTAATCCGGATATAGGGCACCGCAACCGCGAGGAAAAGCGATAACCGGCACACGAGGGTGGATTTGCCGCAATTCCGCCACGATGCGTCTCACGGGCGCCTGGCACCAGCGGAGGAACTCGGACTCGGGCAGGACGCCGGCCCAGCTGTCGAAAATCTGCACGGCCTCGGCGCCGGCCGTGATCTGAGCCGAGAGATGCGCGACGGTCGCCTGCGTGACCGTGTCGATCAGGCGGCCGAACACATCCGGCGCCGCCCGGGCGAAGCGCCGGGCCTCCTGGAACTCGCGCGAGCCATGGCCCTCGACCATGTAGGCGCAGACCGTCCAGGGCGCACCGGCGAAGCCGATCAGGGCGACATCGGCCGGCAACGCTGCGGCGAGGCGCCGGACCGTCTCGTAGACCGGTTGCAAATGCTCCGTGACGCCGCCGGAAGCGAGGCGCTCGACGCCGGGCGCATCGCGTATGGGCGTCATTTGCGGCCCTTCGCCCTCGACATAGCGCACATCGCATCCGAGCGCGTCCGGCACGACCAGAATGTCCGAAAACAGGATGGCCGCGTCGAAGCCGAACCGGCGGATCGGCTGCAGGGTCACCTCCGCCGCGAGCTCGGGCGTGTAGCAGAGATCGAGGAAGCTTCCGGCTGCGGCACGGACCTCGCGATATTCCGGCAGGTAGCGGCCCGCCTGGCGCATGAGCCAGACCGGCGGCCGTCGCGCGGCCTGACCGGCCAGCGCGGCCAGAAGGGGCTTTGCGTGACCCTCGTTCGCCGCGGTTTTGTTCACAAGCCGCAACTCCATCTATCTTCTTTTCTTAAGACTCTTGAAAGAGGTGGTGGCGGTTGTTGTCAGGCGGAATGACGGGGATTCCTTCTTGTCCCGATTCCGTCCACAGCAATCCGCATCAATCTCGGATAAAGGCGATCCATGTGGACAAGCAGGGTGGTTCCGCACCCCTTGCGCCTTGTCTGGAAAGACATTGCATAACTTTGTGGAAAGTGTGGATATCAGGAGCGGCGCCGGTCGTCGAGGAGCGGCCTGATCGCTTATCCCACAGTGTGCGTTGCGCCGTCCTCAGGCTGAAAGATGGGCGGTGACGCCGGGTTTAGCGAGGGATGACCGCGGCCGGTCTCATTTTGCTCCGATCTGTCCACAGAATGCAGCCGTTTTATCCCCAGAACGGTTAAAACGAGGAGTGCCCGGTTCGTTGCCAACGGGAGATGCGCAAACCATGGGGCTACGGCTGCACCTGCACGTCGTCTCGGATTCCACCGGCGAGACCGTGACGACGGTCTCGCGTGCCGCCCTGTCCCAGTTCGAGGACGTCATGGCGGTCGAGCACGTCTGGTCCTTCGTGCGCAGCGAGCAGCAGCTCGACACGATCCTGCAGGAGATCGAGGCGCTGCCCGGGGCCGTGCTGTTCACCATGGTGTCGGCCGAGTTGCGCGCGCGGCTCCAGCACGGCTGCGAGCGCATCGGCGTGCCGTGCGTGCCTGTCCTCGATCCCGTCATGCATGTGCTGCAGGGCGCGCTCGGCCTCACCCTGCGGCCGCAGGTCGGCGGCCAGCACGCGCTCGACGCCGGCTATTTCGCCCGGATCGAGGCGATGAACTTCATGCTGCGCCACGACGACGGCATGTTCACGGACGAGCTCGAGCAGGCCGATCTCGTGCTGGTCGGCGTGTCGCGCACCTCCAAGACGCCGACCTGCCTCTATCTCGCGAATCGAGGGGTGAAGGCCGCGAACGTGCCGATCGTGCCGGAGCAGGCTCTGCCCGGCGGGGTGGACCGCCTGCGGAACCCCCTCGTCGTCGGCCTGACGATCAACCCCGAGGTGCTCTCGCAGATCCGCGTCAACCGGCTGCGCCAGATCGGGGTCGCCGGAGGCGATGCGCGCTTCACGCCGGACTATGCCGAGGTCGAGCGGATCAAGGCCGAGCTGGTCACGGCGCGCCGCCTGTTCGCGAAGCAGGGCTGGCCGGTGATCGACGTGACCAGGCGGTCGGTCGAGGAGACCGCCGCGGGCCTGATGCAGCTCCTGCGGGCGCGACTCGCCCAGGCGCCCGACGTTGGCCTCTGATGGCCCTCAGGCGGTCAGGAAGCGGACCAGCGCGTCGGCCACCGCTTCGCTCGCCTGCCGCTGCGGGAAATGGCCGGCGTCCGGAACGACGACGCGCTCGTAGCCCTGCTTGAAGAAAGCCTCCTTGCCTTCCGAGGTCGACGGCGCGTTGACCGGGTCGGCGCCGCCGTGGATCGTCAGGGTCGGCACGTGGATCTGCGGCGCGGCCGCGAGGCGCATCTCCAGGTCGGCATAGCGCGGGTCGCCGGCGGCCCAGCCCCAGCGATGGCGGTAGGAGTGCAGCGTGATCTCCGCCCAGTCGGGGTTCTGGAAAGCCGCCGCCGTTGTCTTGAACTCGGCGTCCGGCACGTCCCAGCCGGGATTCCAGATCGTCCAGATGTGGCGCGTGTAGGTCAGATGGTCGTTGCGCACGAGCTCGGCGCCGCGCTCGGTCGCCATGTACCAGTGATACCAGTAGTTCTGGATCTGCTGGATCCCGAGGACCTGGTCGGGATCGTTGGTGCCCCAGCCGACCGACAGGGCCGCGCTGCGCTCGATCCGCTCCGGGGCGAGGCACGACGCGATATAGGCCGCGCGCGCGCCCCAGTCGTGACCGACCACGGCGAAGCGGGCGAGGCCGAGCGCGTCCGCGAACTCGAGCAGGTCCTGGCCGAGCGCGGCAAGCTGGCCGGAGCGCTGGGTCGACGCGTCGAGGAAACGGGTGGGTCCGTAGCCGCGCAGCCACGGCGCGTAGGTGCGGAGGCCCGCGCCGTGCAAGGCCGGCAGCACCCGATCCCAGGTCCGGACATCGTCGGGCCAGCCGTGAAGCAGGACAACCGGCCGTCCGCCTTCGGGTCCGGACGCTTCGTACGCGATGTCGAGCACGGGCGTGCCGACGGACAACACAGACATCGACCTTCCCCTGTTGCGGGCTTGCGGACAGCAAGCGGCAAGGCACTTTTGTCAGCCGTCGCTACCCCGTCGAGCAAAGCACGGCTGACGTGAACGGTGGGTGCATATTTCGTCCGTCCAGTGGCCCCCATTCACGAAATCTGCGCGCGTCAGAGCGTCTCGCCATGCAGAAGGTGAACCTGGGCGATGTCTTGCGCGTTCCGGGCGTTCATCAGGCTTCGTCCCGTCACCGTGCGCTCCGCCGCGATCTCGCACAGAGGCACCAGCACGAACGGCCGCTCGAACAGGCCGGGATGCGGCAGTGTCAGGCTCGCCTCGTTCATGGCGACGTCGTCCCAGTAGAGAACGTCGATGTCGATGACGCGCGGACCCCAGCGGACGGTCGGCGTCCGGCCCATCGCGCCCTCGATCGCCTTGACGGCGGCAAGCAGGTCGCGAGGCGAAAGAGCGGTTTCGACCAGGATGCAGGCGTTCACGAACCAGTCCTGCACGACCGGCCCCCAGGGCTCCGTGCGGTAGAGCGACGAGCGCGCGACGACCCGGACGGATGGCAGCGTGCCGATCCGGCGGACGGCCTCGCGCAGATGGCCGGCCTTGTCGCCGAGATTGCTGCCCAGGCCGAGCGCCGCCTCAGCCATCGCGGCCCCGCGTGATGCGCACGGCGGCGTAGTCGAGCACGCCGGGCAGGGGCGCGTTTGGCTTGCGCACCTCGACCTCGACCTCGCGGACGGCCGGATGACCGGCGAGCACCCGCTCGGCGATCCGCTCGGCCAGCGCCTCGAGAAGGTTGTAGCGTTCCTTGGTCGCGGTCTCGACCACGAGCGCGAAGAGAGCATCGTAGCCGACGGCCTTCGCGTGGTCGTCGCTCCGGCTGTAGCTGCGGACGTCGAGGGCGCAGACGAGGTCGATGAAGAAGCGCTGCCCCTCGCGCCGCTCGTGGCCGAACACGCCGTGATGCGCGAAGACCGCGACGTTCTTCAGGATGATGCGGTCAGGCATGGCCGCCCCGGCAGATCGCGTCGGCCACTTGGCAGGCCTGAACGTGCTCGCGCACGTCGTGCACGCGGACGATGTCGATACCGGCGGCGACGCCCAGGGCGCAGCTCGCGACCGTGCCGGCAAGCCGGTCGGTCGCGGGTGCGCCGGTGATCCTGCCGATGAAGGACTTGCGCGACGTGCCGAGCAGGATCGGCAGGCCGAACCGGCGCAACTCGCCCAGGCGGGCCAGCACGATCAGGTTCTGCTCGAAGGACTTACCGAAGCCGATGCCGGGGTCGAGCACGATCCGCTCGCGAACGATGCCCGCCCGGTCGGCGAGCGCCAGGGTCCGCTCAAAGAACGCGGCCATGTCCGCCATGATATCCATGGCGGGATCGGCTTCATGGCGGTTGTGCATGGCGACCAGGCCGGCGCCTCGGCGGGCCGCGACCTCGGCCATGCGCGGGTCGTCCTGCAGGCCCCAGATGTCGTTGACGATGTCCGCGCCGGCCTCGAGGGCGGCGTCGGCGACCTCGGGCTTGACCGTGTCGATCGAGATCGGCCGTTCCGTGCGGCGGCGCAGCCCGGTGATCACCGGAACGACGCGATCCATCTCGTCCCGAAGCGGGATGCGCGTGTGGCCGGGCCGGCTGGACTCGCCGCCGACGTCGAGGATGTCG
Above is a genomic segment from Geminicoccaceae bacterium SCSIO 64248 containing:
- a CDS encoding right-handed parallel beta-helix repeat-containing protein; the protein is MTKYYVNKNIGSDSNNGLSTSKPFESVAKINSMSLKPGDEVLFAKGQIWKETLKPKTSGTDDNPITFGSYGSGDKKAVFDGAQELKNADWYKIGTNQWQTDVSKKGYLDPGKLYINGEAANPESANSWNVDSSGDWNWTNGKLTMYATSDPQGRDIAIQVRDEGIRLDYKDHLVFEDIVTKRFFNGITLYESADNNRFDDVSSRANTLHGFWIKASDNVVLDGIRAYDNGQATTKLTSAKTGEGVFLDSRADDTTIKNSAVYDNGQHGINISHLTGGDHKIQNVISHGNGESGVAVAGGDVSIAGSTLYDNDLGGIVATLNAKTMTLKDNVITAPAGKNLHALYARGAGDARFVSEDNHYKGDAGHVIYLHAEAGDHSTFKDDLITASKTKPYLPLVWAQGGTDHVFDDVSIVSKGWQGIPILVDPDSSVEVKNSYLYGTGHTLVTDVDGGGYRGVNNNYFKPDSSQYWIFKAGRDYSESDIDAGRVDSGSSTKPMTPSQMEDAWQDGRNPVSLNSLRITSKDALSNTTEATEVTLPGEDDPIDVTGSDDAPATDTGDGIDALTMPTDDDATPASDALLV
- a CDS encoding SGNH/GDSL hydrolase family protein is translated as MVVPATRSAVARIGRRVLAPLVLAAALATGPVQAQDADAERWIPTWSASPQPVWAPDFIAPVNVPRALRDQTIRQIARLSLGGSEVRIELSNEYGDEPLTIGAARVALAGEGSAILPDTDRVLTFGGRTSVTVPPGAPIVSDPVDLAIEPLGSVAVSLYLPEITPASTWHGEAVQTAYIGAAGDVTGAPEIAEATTVTSRLFLSEILVDARPGARAIVTFGDSITDGTSSTPDANHRWPDFLAERLVEAGANVAVVNQGISGARVLRDRMGVNALARFDRDVLSHPHADTVILLMGINDIGWPGTLLTPKGEPAPSAEDIIGGYEQLIARAHGNGMRIIGATLTPFENTFEGNPLFGYYNEEKEAKRQAVNAWIRESGAFDGVIDFDAAVRDPANPKHIRAEFDSGDHLHPQDAGYEAMADAVDLELLGVKP
- a CDS encoding GNAT family N-acetyltransferase; the protein is MTDVALRALDRADLAAVHALSQEAGWPHRVEDWRFALDVGSGVVAMRDDGSLVGSAMAWRFGPDVGTVGMIIVSRAMRSRGLGRRLLRHAVTAFGAGALELNATAAGLALYASEGFAETGRVVRQHQGLLQPVMPLRADDVELRPAAPDDPAILALDREAYGADRGRAFRRLPAETEARIAWRHGAPAGFALCRPFGRGHVVGPVVAPDDSLAAALASALLEQLAGRFVRMDLMDGEDALAGLVQASGLAPVEPVVTMRRGDRPEPEAGTVRTFALLNQAMG
- a CDS encoding FAD-dependent oxidoreductase, encoding MSRIVIIGAGIVGLSVARAAFLRGHEVHVLEQGPVPNPRSASFDRHRMIRPHYGRALGYARMVTPAFAAWDRLWQDLGACHFEDTGGLAIGLQPGDYARQTVEAFEALGIPHDVLDAAAVLRLCPHLRLPDDAWGVLAHPAGPLFADRIVADLAAWLEGQGAVIEPETRVARIDVVQGWAERADGSRVSGDALVIAAGAWLPELMPETHGGRPVHRQALCYVEPPSRFAQSWRDGPAIVAIGDGGGYTLPDRRGAGLKFGYGGHRRRGRPGDGFAFDFEAESTAILRPFAPFLQDAEAYRPVRMDVWYYVIDETRRFRIEADRRAVVVTNCDGQMFKFGPLLGERIMAMIDGKESSASLARWAAGEGPEKG